Genomic segment of Kibdelosporangium phytohabitans:
ACCAAGAACGCGTTGATCGAGGCCGCACGCGCCGTGTTCATCGAACAGGGCTACGAGGGCGCGACAGTCCGCGCGATCGCCAAGCGGGCGGGCGTCGACCCCGCCATGGTCAACCACTGGTTCGGCGGCAAGGAAGGCCTCTTCGGCCAGTCCGTGCTGCAGCTGCCGGTCGACCCGACGGTGTTCGCCAACGAGATCTCCGAAGGAGACGTCAACACCCTCGGCGAACGGATCGTCCGCCGGTTCCTGACCATCTGGGACAGCAGCGGCGGCGGCCAGTTCTCGGCGCTCGTGCGCAGCGTCGCCAGCCACGAGATGGCCGTGCACGGCCTGCGCGACATCTTCCTCAAGCAGATCT
This window contains:
- a CDS encoding TetR/AcrR family transcriptional regulator is translated as MTTSAEQEGKRRGRRPAGADTKNALIEAARAVFIEQGYEGATVRAIAKRAGVDPAMVNHWFGGKEGLFGQSVLQLPVDPTVFANEISEGDVNTLGERIVRRFLTIWDSSGGGQFSALVRSVASHEMAVHGLRDIFLKQIFMRVAARTGSDNGMFRATLVASQLIGMGMVRYVTKFEPLASNDIDTMVAAVGPTIQRYFTGDIG